A region of Nitrospinota bacterium DNA encodes the following proteins:
- a CDS encoding carbon-nitrogen hydrolase family protein, which translates to MKVAAIQLSAGTDTSQAVEKALGFVRQAAAEGARLVALPEYFTYYGPEETWAGVAKQGEDILSVFGAASRELGVFILAGSVLLPSGEPDKSQNVSVMFGPDGKGLARYAKTHLFDADTEAGSYRESRWLTPGDGPKTTVVDDWTLGFSLCFELRFPGHFTTLRHMGAHIIAVPSAFTGETGEEHWLTLVKCRAMDSQCYMLAPALAGRVGPKRCFGHTVIVDPWGRVLNLLETGEGVALADVSLETVVNIRKAMPLYLDPV; encoded by the coding sequence ATGAAGGTCGCCGCCATCCAGTTATCCGCCGGGACGGACACATCGCAGGCCGTGGAGAAGGCGCTGGGGTTTGTGCGCCAGGCGGCGGCGGAGGGGGCGCGGTTAGTGGCGCTTCCCGAATATTTCACCTATTACGGGCCGGAGGAAACCTGGGCCGGTGTGGCAAAGCAGGGTGAGGATATCCTTTCAGTATTTGGCGCGGCGTCGCGTGAGCTTGGCGTATTTATATTGGCCGGTTCGGTTCTGCTTCCATCGGGAGAGCCGGATAAATCCCAAAACGTTTCTGTCATGTTCGGCCCGGATGGAAAAGGGCTGGCCCGATATGCCAAGACCCATCTTTTCGACGCGGACACAGAGGCTGGAAGTTACCGGGAAAGCCGGTGGCTCACCCCGGGTGATGGGCCGAAAACAACGGTGGTGGACGATTGGACTCTGGGGTTTTCGCTCTGTTTCGAACTCAGGTTCCCCGGACATTTCACGACGCTAAGGCATATGGGGGCGCACATTATCGCCGTGCCATCCGCTTTCACCGGGGAAACAGGCGAAGAGCACTGGCTGACCTTGGTAAAGTGCAGGGCCATGGACAGCCAGTGTTACATGCTGGCTCCAGCTTTGGCCGGGCGCGTTGGCCCCAAGCGCTGTTTTGGCCACACCGTAATTGTGGATCCCTGGGGCCGCGTTTTAAATCTTCTTGAAACTGGTGAGGGGGTAGCCTTGGCCGACGTTTCGCTTGAAACTGTAGTGAACATAAGAAAAGCTATGCCATTGTACCTGGACCCGGTTTGA
- a CDS encoding aspartyl protease family protein, whose amino-acid sequence MGAKFKVFQTALAAAFIALLTGTFAPAQTMYKWVDDQGNVHFADTPAGIPPKYRNQVVTEEFKKRKEPAPKPEEAQPSEGGMLTSAEVKKAEEEKKLKRYEIPYKAYEGTARRIIIPVRFNNSITVDMVLDTGAPGLVISPRLAEKLGLFDKKDGLLYTQAGGIGGTVPAALTIIDTLQVGDAVDHFIPTTITPSISGSFEGLVGMDFMSNFSVTINTQRRKLILEELPPSASRPGGHDEAWWKINFYNFAETRKDWEEFLKWLKEQESSTTIMSKLEKIKLYRGFAERQYTEADKLFSKLDNYASRNSVPMNWRKY is encoded by the coding sequence ATGGGCGCTAAATTCAAGGTATTTCAAACGGCCCTGGCGGCGGCGTTTATAGCCCTCCTCACCGGAACCTTTGCCCCGGCCCAAACCATGTACAAATGGGTGGACGACCAGGGAAATGTCCATTTCGCCGATACACCGGCGGGCATCCCCCCGAAATACCGCAACCAGGTGGTCACTGAGGAGTTCAAGAAACGCAAAGAGCCAGCTCCAAAACCGGAGGAGGCCCAACCCTCCGAAGGGGGAATGCTTACCTCCGCAGAGGTTAAAAAAGCCGAGGAGGAGAAAAAGCTTAAGCGGTATGAAATCCCGTACAAGGCTTATGAGGGTACCGCGCGCCGCATAATTATTCCCGTAAGGTTCAACAACTCCATAACCGTGGACATGGTGCTGGATACGGGCGCGCCGGGCCTTGTAATCTCCCCCCGCCTCGCCGAGAAGCTGGGGCTATTCGATAAGAAAGACGGCCTGCTGTACACCCAGGCCGGCGGCATCGGTGGCACGGTTCCGGCGGCGCTCACCATAATTGACACCCTGCAAGTAGGGGACGCGGTGGATCATTTCATCCCCACCACCATCACGCCGTCCATCTCCGGGTCGTTCGAGGGGCTTGTGGGGATGGATTTCATGTCCAACTTCTCGGTCACCATCAACACCCAGCGCAGGAAACTGATATTGGAGGAACTGCCGCCATCCGCCAGCCGCCCAGGCGGTCACGACGAGGCCTGGTGGAAAATAAACTTTTATAATTTCGCCGAAACCAGGAAAGACTGGGAGGAATTCCTCAAATGGCTAAAGGAGCAGGAAAGTTCCACAACCATAATGAGCAAGCTTGAAAAGATAAAGCTGTATCGCGGTTTCGCCGAACGGCAATACACCGAAGCCGATAAACTGTTCAGCAAGCTGGACAACTACGCCTCCCGCAACTCAGTTCCCATGAACTGGCGGAAATACTGA
- a CDS encoding prepilin peptidase, with protein MTFSTLPSWFLLAYAFIIGACAGSFLNVVIYRLPMGRSIVRPGSHCFACGSPVRWSDNIPLVSWLVLMGFCRDCGQPISPRYFFVELLTALITLNVVAVHGFTMMAALYCLFAWGLIAITFIDLDFQIIPDEISLGGALLGLMVSPLLPLGFYGAITGALAGGGIFFAIATLYPGGMGGGDIKLMAAVGAFLGWKLTLLTILLGSVTGAIIGVTAIVAFGRGRKDKIPFGPFLAAGAVTAMLWGDKLVGAYLASIGVQG; from the coding sequence ATGACTTTTTCCACCTTACCCTCGTGGTTCCTGCTTGCCTACGCATTCATCATCGGCGCCTGCGCGGGCAGTTTCCTTAACGTGGTCATATACCGGCTTCCCATGGGCCGCTCCATCGTCCGCCCTGGCTCCCACTGTTTCGCCTGCGGCTCCCCCGTGCGCTGGAGTGACAATATCCCGCTGGTAAGCTGGCTTGTGTTAATGGGTTTTTGCAGGGATTGCGGCCAGCCCATATCCCCCCGGTATTTTTTCGTGGAGCTTCTCACCGCCCTTATAACCCTGAACGTGGTGGCGGTTCATGGGTTCACAATGATGGCGGCGCTGTATTGCCTGTTCGCCTGGGGCCTTATAGCCATCACTTTTATAGACCTGGATTTCCAGATAATCCCCGATGAGATTTCGCTGGGCGGCGCCCTGCTGGGGCTAATGGTGTCGCCATTATTGCCCCTGGGGTTTTATGGGGCCATCACCGGCGCCTTGGCGGGGGGCGGCATATTTTTCGCCATCGCCACGCTGTATCCCGGCGGCATGGGCGGCGGCGACATAAAACTGATGGCCGCCGTGGGCGCTTTTTTAGGGTGGAAACTCACCTTGCTCACCATACTGCTAGGCTCTGTTACAGGCGCCATCATCGGCGTTACGGCCATCGTGGCTTTTGGCCGTGGCAGGAAAGACAAGATCCCCTTCGGCCCGTTCCTTGCCGCTGGAGCGGTTACGGCCATGCTGTGGGGCGACAAACTGGTGGGCGCCTATCTTGCCTCTATTGGCGTTCAAGGATAA
- a CDS encoding regulatory protein RecX, whose product MADNSGKLSCRGRALKILARRAHSVWELRAKLLAAEYGPPEVEQVIHRLLEGGFLNDAEYCRRYAAGRVDRMRVGPGKLRRELAAKGFDGQLIDETVSALFGEAEEEYAVALEAAKKKFRFLKPGADAKTRKRKIFDHLVRRGFSMDTARRVVFERFGDVEGITE is encoded by the coding sequence ATGGCGGATAATAGCGGAAAACTTTCCTGCCGGGGCCGGGCTTTAAAAATCCTGGCCCGCCGGGCCCATTCGGTTTGGGAGCTGAGGGCGAAACTTCTGGCGGCGGAATACGGGCCGCCGGAGGTGGAGCAGGTAATCCATCGGCTTCTGGAAGGCGGGTTTCTCAATGATGCGGAGTACTGCCGGCGATACGCCGCCGGCAGGGTGGACCGGATGCGGGTTGGGCCCGGTAAACTGAGGCGGGAACTGGCCGCCAAAGGGTTTGACGGGCAGTTGATAGATGAGACCGTAAGCGCGCTGTTTGGCGAGGCGGAGGAAGAATACGCGGTGGCTTTGGAAGCGGCTAAAAAGAAATTCCGGTTTTTAAAGCCCGGGGCCGACGCTAAAACCCGCAAGCGGAAGATTTTCGACCACCTGGTGCGCCGGGGGTTCTCTATGGATACCGCCCGCCGGGTGGTTTTCGAGCGGTTCGGCGATGTGGAGGGGATTACGGAATGA
- the recA gene encoding recombinase RecA, whose translation MAKDTGEKQKALLNALSQIEKQFGKGSIMRMGDSTAEPVEAISTGTLSIDSALGIGGFPRGRVVEVFGPESSGKTTLTLHVIAEAQKTGGNAAFIDAEHAFDPNYARNVGVDIDNLLISQPDTGEQALEITEMLIRSGGVDVIVIDSVAALVPKSELEGDMGDPQMGLQARLMSQALRKLTAIVSKSKTCLIFINQIRQKIGVTFGNPETTTGGNALKFYASIRVDIRRIATIKEQNDSIGNRVKVKIVKNKMAPPFREAEVDMVFGEGISREGDLVDLGVAHGFIQKSGAWFSYGTERIGQGKENSKKFLRDYPDTAMELENKLREKLGLPMMAEKAAAAK comes from the coding sequence ATGGCCAAGGACACCGGTGAAAAACAAAAAGCCCTGCTAAACGCCCTTTCACAAATAGAAAAGCAGTTTGGCAAAGGCTCCATCATGCGCATGGGGGATAGCACTGCCGAGCCGGTGGAAGCCATCTCTACGGGAACGTTATCTATAGACTCCGCCTTGGGTATCGGTGGTTTCCCCCGGGGCCGGGTGGTGGAGGTTTTCGGGCCGGAATCTTCCGGTAAAACCACGCTCACCCTGCATGTGATAGCCGAGGCGCAGAAAACCGGCGGCAACGCCGCTTTTATAGACGCCGAACACGCGTTCGACCCCAACTATGCCCGCAACGTGGGGGTGGATATAGACAACCTGCTCATCTCCCAGCCGGACACCGGTGAACAGGCGCTGGAAATCACCGAAATGCTCATCCGCTCCGGCGGGGTGGACGTTATCGTTATAGACTCCGTGGCGGCCCTGGTGCCCAAATCCGAGCTGGAGGGGGACATGGGGGATCCGCAAATGGGTCTCCAGGCGCGGCTTATGAGCCAGGCGTTGCGAAAACTTACCGCCATAGTCTCCAAGTCCAAAACCTGCCTGATATTCATCAACCAGATACGGCAGAAAATCGGTGTAACCTTCGGCAATCCGGAGACCACCACCGGCGGCAACGCCTTGAAATTTTACGCCAGCATAAGGGTGGACATCCGCCGGATAGCCACCATTAAAGAGCAGAACGACTCTATCGGCAACCGCGTGAAAGTGAAAATAGTGAAGAACAAGATGGCGCCCCCATTCCGCGAAGCCGAGGTGGACATGGTGTTCGGCGAGGGCATCTCCCGCGAGGGGGATCTGGTGGACCTGGGCGTGGCGCACGGGTTCATCCAGAAGTCCGGCGCGTGGTTCTCCTACGGTACCGAGCGCATAGGGCAGGGCAAGGAGAACTCCAAAAAATTCCTGCGCGATTATCCCGACACCGCCATGGAGCTGGAGAACAAACTGCGGGAGAAGCTGGGTTTGCCGATGATGGCCGAGAAAGCCGCGGCGGCAAAATAA
- a CDS encoding peptidylprolyl isomerase codes for MTLRVLFAITITLITLNVYTAGAETPVARVGSKVITLEELNRALGSLPSGGPMTADEKLERNARALEALKGMIDSELLYQEARNAGALSSPEFVRKSNEYQDTVLADLYRRKLFDEKIKVVDADVDKLMADRGVTKEAATAILQSGKRKELMMVETAILLEKYKVELSPDLAGKGEPSIKDSATLATGSFFNIKYGDVKEQAKRFGSDKAALLEFVAGIVEEKIFAAEGRANGLADIARYKEQVGEFDHSLAVNILRQRLDSQNEPSKKEVAAYIAANEFLKYQPRYAAALMIVTKTKEEAETVRKKALAGGNFYELATKYSIAPDAQANAGRLGMMTIGDRSYTVVDRALLAEKTGGVTKPVQGPHGFSIFKLLEITGKKKRDDGEAREMARRALLEGKFEQYMDKLRKSGQVEIMQKEEAPAKPADSAARQ; via the coding sequence ATGACGTTACGGGTTCTGTTTGCGATCACCATTACTTTAATCACGCTGAATGTTTATACGGCTGGCGCCGAAACGCCGGTGGCCAGGGTGGGCTCCAAAGTGATAACCCTGGAGGAGTTGAACCGGGCTTTAGGTAGCCTTCCCTCCGGCGGGCCCATGACCGCCGATGAGAAACTGGAGCGCAACGCCCGCGCCCTGGAGGCGCTGAAGGGAATGATAGATTCCGAGCTTTTATACCAGGAGGCCCGGAACGCTGGCGCGCTATCGTCTCCGGAGTTTGTCCGGAAGTCCAACGAATACCAGGATACGGTCCTGGCGGACCTGTACCGCCGGAAACTGTTCGACGAGAAGATAAAGGTGGTGGACGCCGACGTGGACAAGCTGATGGCGGACAGGGGTGTCACAAAAGAGGCCGCCACGGCCATCCTGCAAAGCGGAAAACGCAAAGAGCTGATGATGGTGGAAACCGCCATCCTGCTGGAAAAATACAAGGTGGAGCTATCACCGGACCTGGCCGGGAAAGGCGAACCGTCGATTAAAGATTCCGCCACGCTGGCCACCGGTTCGTTTTTCAACATCAAATACGGCGATGTGAAAGAACAGGCCAAACGGTTCGGGTCTGACAAGGCCGCCCTGCTGGAATTCGTCGCCGGGATTGTGGAGGAAAAAATATTCGCCGCCGAAGGCCGGGCCAACGGCCTGGCGGACATAGCAAGGTACAAAGAACAAGTTGGGGAGTTTGACCACAGCCTGGCAGTGAACATATTGCGCCAGCGGCTGGATTCGCAAAATGAGCCGTCCAAAAAAGAGGTGGCCGCTTATATCGCCGCCAACGAGTTTCTAAAATACCAGCCCCGGTACGCCGCCGCCCTTATGATTGTGACCAAGACCAAAGAAGAGGCCGAAACCGTTCGCAAAAAAGCCCTGGCTGGCGGCAATTTTTATGAACTGGCCACCAAATATTCTATCGCCCCCGACGCGCAGGCAAACGCCGGGCGCCTCGGCATGATGACCATCGGCGACAGGTCATATACCGTTGTGGACCGCGCCCTGCTGGCCGAAAAAACCGGCGGCGTAACCAAACCGGTACAAGGCCCCCACGGGTTCAGCATATTCAAACTGCTGGAGATCACCGGAAAGAAGAAACGCGACGATGGCGAGGCGCGGGAAATGGCGCGAAGGGCTTTGCTGGAAGGCAAGTTTGAACAGTACATGGACAAACTCCGCAAATCCGGCCAGGTGGAGATAATGCAAAAAGAGGAAGCGCCAGCCAAACCCGCCGATAGCGCGGCCCGGCAGTAG
- a CDS encoding sigma-54-dependent Fis family transcriptional regulator produces MFTILVADDEKSMTEFLEIMLNREGYDVVSASSAEIAMEALETRDIDLVITDINMPKAGGMAVLKKSAEKDPNVPVIMITAFASTDTAVEAMKIGAYDYITKPFKIDEIKLTVAKALERRRDKAEIRRLQEEVAQSYSIGELLGKSGKMTSLFRMIRKVADSRSTVMINGESGVGKELVAKAIHYLSERKDKPFMSINCGAMPEQLLESELFGHQKGSFTGAHADKKGLMELADGGTFFLDEVAEAPVSVQVKLLRVLQEREFKRVGGVKEIKVDIRVIAATNQNLDELIRSGKFREDLYYRLNIINLSIPPLRERREDIPLMVTRFMEKYSEEDRRRITSISPEAMTLLENHYWRGNVRELENVIERAVVLTTGPRIEVENLPDYIRFSIAEPGHDAYRIPATGMDLETVISSIEKEYLLKALEKAQGKKKEAAKLVNLTFRSFRYKLAKYGIGGEDKGEEGDLA; encoded by the coding sequence ATGTTCACCATACTGGTGGCCGACGACGAAAAGAGCATGACCGAGTTCCTGGAGATCATGCTGAACCGCGAGGGGTACGACGTGGTCTCCGCCTCTTCCGCCGAAATAGCCATGGAGGCGCTGGAAACCCGCGATATAGACCTGGTGATCACCGACATCAACATGCCCAAAGCCGGGGGCATGGCGGTGCTCAAAAAATCCGCCGAAAAAGACCCCAACGTGCCCGTGATAATGATCACCGCCTTCGCCTCCACAGACACCGCCGTGGAGGCCATGAAAATAGGCGCCTACGATTACATCACAAAACCCTTCAAGATAGACGAGATAAAGCTCACCGTGGCCAAGGCGCTGGAGCGCCGCCGCGACAAGGCGGAGATACGCCGCCTGCAGGAAGAGGTGGCCCAAAGCTATTCCATCGGCGAGCTGTTGGGCAAGTCCGGGAAAATGACCAGCCTCTTCCGCATGATAAGGAAAGTGGCGGACAGCCGCTCCACGGTTATGATCAACGGCGAGTCCGGCGTGGGCAAGGAACTGGTGGCCAAGGCCATCCATTACCTGTCGGAGCGTAAAGACAAACCCTTCATGTCCATCAACTGCGGCGCCATGCCGGAACAGCTGTTGGAAAGCGAGTTGTTCGGCCACCAGAAAGGCTCCTTCACCGGCGCCCATGCGGACAAGAAAGGCCTGATGGAACTGGCGGACGGAGGCACGTTCTTTCTGGACGAGGTGGCCGAGGCGCCGGTATCGGTGCAGGTGAAGTTGCTCCGGGTCCTGCAAGAGCGGGAGTTTAAACGCGTGGGCGGCGTGAAAGAGATAAAGGTGGACATCCGCGTGATAGCCGCCACGAACCAGAACCTGGACGAGCTTATCCGTTCCGGGAAATTCCGCGAAGACCTTTATTACAGGCTGAACATAATAAACCTCTCCATCCCTCCATTGCGGGAGCGGCGGGAGGACATCCCGCTGATGGTCACCCGGTTCATGGAAAAATATTCGGAGGAAGACCGCCGCAGAATAACCTCCATATCGCCGGAGGCCATGACATTGCTTGAAAACCATTACTGGCGCGGCAACGTGCGGGAGCTGGAGAACGTCATTGAACGGGCGGTGGTGCTTACCACAGGCCCCAGGATAGAGGTGGAGAACCTGCCCGATTACATCCGGTTCTCCATCGCGGAGCCCGGGCATGATGCCTATCGCATTCCCGCGACGGGGATGGACCTGGAGACGGTCATCAGCTCCATCGAGAAGGAGTACCTGCTAAAGGCGCTGGAGAAGGCCCAAGGAAAAAAGAAAGAGGCCGCCAAGCTGGTGAACCTCACGTTCCGCTCCTTCCGGTACAAACTGGCCAAATACGGCATCGGCGGTGAAGACAAAGGGGAAGAAGGGGATTTGGCATAG
- a CDS encoding DUF4926 domain-containing protein: MIRELESVVLETDLPAAGLKRGDIGTVVMLHKDGEGAEVEFVTLDGETVAVVTLRVSQMRPIRHGEIAHARSVA, encoded by the coding sequence ATGATACGCGAGCTTGAAAGTGTGGTTCTGGAAACCGATCTGCCAGCGGCTGGGCTGAAACGAGGCGATATCGGCACGGTGGTCATGCTTCACAAGGATGGGGAAGGCGCGGAGGTTGAGTTTGTAACCCTCGATGGTGAAACCGTTGCCGTGGTCACCCTGCGCGTGTCGCAGATGCGCCCGATCCGCCACGGTGAAATAGCGCATGCCCGCTCTGTCGCCTGA
- a CDS encoding response regulator: MLEPETKDKTILIVDDEQEIRRLLERLFAKENYITLTAETAVDALMKAQDNDVDIVITDLRMPGMDGLELIGQIHDIKPGMPVVVISGYGTFDTVVDAVRKGAFFFVNKPFDQNTILEAVARGLRLPRHHMTHLPPVPGASNVIEASFPPDHDNMEKMNHQLSSVAGIMGYSPHQRNISIPFVAGELLAMAAKAMEANPQLTVSARFLITEDTVEMEFTTPPGVYNADRLPSSIEEFDITDPSNIGLLMAKYYAETLTFSPDGAQARVVMKKVNLFRG, from the coding sequence GTGCTGGAGCCGGAAACGAAGGATAAAACCATCCTTATAGTGGATGACGAGCAGGAAATCCGGCGTTTGCTGGAACGCCTCTTCGCCAAGGAAAATTACATTACCCTCACCGCGGAAACCGCCGTGGACGCGCTGATGAAAGCGCAGGACAACGATGTGGACATCGTTATCACCGACCTGCGCATGCCAGGGATGGACGGGCTGGAGCTTATTGGCCAGATCCACGACATCAAGCCCGGCATGCCGGTGGTGGTAATCTCCGGATACGGCACTTTCGACACGGTGGTGGACGCGGTGCGGAAGGGCGCCTTTTTCTTCGTTAACAAGCCTTTCGACCAGAACACCATTCTGGAGGCGGTCGCAAGGGGGCTAAGGCTTCCAAGGCATCACATGACGCACCTGCCGCCGGTGCCGGGAGCGAGCAACGTTATAGAGGCCAGCTTCCCGCCGGATCATGACAACATGGAAAAAATGAACCACCAGTTGTCCTCGGTGGCGGGCATCATGGGCTATTCGCCCCATCAACGGAACATCTCTATCCCCTTCGTGGCGGGGGAGCTTTTGGCCATGGCCGCCAAGGCTATGGAGGCCAACCCGCAACTTACGGTTTCAGCCCGGTTCCTGATAACGGAAGATACTGTGGAGATGGAATTCACAACGCCGCCCGGCGTGTATAACGCCGACCGTCTCCCCAGCTCTATAGAGGAGTTCGATATTACAGACCCGTCGAACATCGGGCTGTTAATGGCAAAGTATTACGCCGAGACGCTCACTTTTTCCCCCGACGGCGCCCAGGCCCGGGTGGTGATGAAGAAAGTAAACCTGTTCCGCGGCTGA
- a CDS encoding phenylalanine--tRNA ligase subunit beta: MRIPYSWIKEFAPITASAEDVAAKLSVSGIETVARPFGERVENLVTAKIKSVAKHPQKDALLICQVDTGQGGAQIITAATNVFEGAVVGLAKPGAVIGGRTISPVKFGDYDSSGMFVSLKELGLEDTSGGVFIFDNDTPAGVDVSALLGLGEERIIEIDVTANRGDALSVRGLAREICAIYGVKCPSTAPALNISTGGPINIKLESAGVYRYRGVTLENVKVAPSPLSMRLRLIKSGIGPINNAVDITNYILLQEGQPLHAFDMDKLKGSVYGRLAREWETILCLDGAERKLLPGDLVIADDEGPIALAGVIGGERAKVAESTTNILLESAVFDGRLIRKTAKRLAVFTDSSYRFERGVDIVNLPVAEDRAVELFVSHAGARAVAVSDQCPNPYTPAKVTITEKETKRILGVEVPASEIARIMEQLELPATISGPSVTVEIPPFRAMDLEREIDLIEEVARLRGLDTLEPTFPSISMARYKKSDEFLFETRARDYFKGCGLDETVTYTFLGDEDFMALGLAAPTQRIQNSIIQTQSVMRHTLSASLLKTLQENLRYQTRDLSVYEISSCFFENHEDIRAGILVTGAKSQGYGYTRGKAGFNTVLPWSFVALKGLIQGYFDFLGVGPVVYERSETPYLHPFESAVMKINGADVGYLGRIHPETADKLGIPGATWLAEIKLRCVPRDIEEPADKEGYLFTAYANKNLVNFAELPKFPSVRRDIALTVGDDLAVERLALEIRETSKLIEDVSLFDVYFMGEGKKSAAFAIGFRSREKSLEDEEVNGVMSVMLERLARRFPGLKIRE; the protein is encoded by the coding sequence ATGAGAATCCCTTATTCCTGGATAAAAGAATTCGCGCCAATCACCGCCAGCGCGGAAGATGTGGCCGCCAAACTGTCGGTATCCGGCATCGAGACCGTGGCCCGGCCTTTTGGCGAACGGGTGGAAAACCTTGTGACCGCCAAAATAAAAAGCGTCGCCAAACATCCGCAAAAAGACGCCTTGCTGATCTGCCAGGTGGACACTGGTCAGGGCGGCGCGCAGATAATCACCGCCGCCACCAACGTGTTCGAAGGGGCGGTTGTAGGGCTTGCCAAGCCGGGCGCCGTGATAGGCGGCAGGACCATATCGCCGGTGAAGTTCGGCGATTACGACTCTTCCGGCATGTTCGTATCCCTGAAGGAACTTGGGCTGGAGGATACTTCCGGCGGCGTGTTCATTTTTGATAATGACACACCCGCCGGGGTGGACGTTAGCGCCCTTCTCGGCCTGGGGGAGGAGAGGATAATAGAGATAGACGTTACCGCCAACCGGGGGGACGCGCTAAGCGTTCGCGGCCTGGCGCGGGAGATATGCGCCATTTACGGGGTTAAGTGCCCTTCCACGGCCCCGGCGTTGAACATCTCCACGGGCGGACCCATAAATATTAAGCTGGAAAGCGCCGGGGTGTATCGTTATCGCGGCGTTACGCTGGAAAACGTCAAGGTGGCTCCCTCTCCGCTTTCCATGCGGCTGCGGCTCATAAAGTCCGGCATTGGCCCCATCAACAACGCGGTGGATATTACCAACTACATCCTTCTGCAAGAGGGCCAGCCGCTTCACGCTTTCGATATGGACAAGCTGAAAGGCTCCGTTTACGGCCGCCTGGCCCGCGAGTGGGAGACAATATTATGCCTGGACGGAGCCGAGCGGAAACTTTTGCCCGGCGACCTGGTGATAGCCGACGACGAGGGCCCCATAGCCCTGGCGGGGGTAATCGGCGGGGAGCGCGCTAAAGTGGCCGAATCCACCACGAACATCCTTCTGGAGTCAGCGGTGTTCGACGGGCGGCTCATAAGGAAAACGGCTAAACGGCTGGCGGTGTTTACCGACTCGTCGTACCGGTTCGAACGGGGAGTGGACATTGTAAACCTCCCCGTGGCCGAAGACCGGGCCGTGGAATTATTCGTATCCCACGCCGGGGCCCGCGCCGTGGCCGTGAGTGACCAATGCCCGAATCCGTACACACCGGCGAAGGTAACCATCACCGAAAAAGAAACCAAACGGATTCTAGGCGTGGAAGTCCCTGCCAGCGAGATTGCGCGGATAATGGAACAGCTGGAACTGCCCGCCACCATTTCAGGCCCATCGGTGACGGTGGAGATACCCCCGTTCCGCGCCATGGATCTGGAGCGGGAGATAGACCTTATAGAAGAGGTGGCCCGTTTGCGCGGGCTGGACACGCTGGAGCCCACATTTCCGTCCATATCAATGGCAAGATATAAAAAGAGCGACGAGTTTTTGTTCGAGACCCGAGCGCGGGACTATTTTAAAGGGTGCGGGCTGGACGAAACGGTGACTTATACATTCCTTGGCGACGAGGATTTCATGGCGCTGGGGCTGGCCGCGCCCACGCAGAGGATTCAGAACAGCATCATCCAGACCCAGAGCGTTATGCGCCACACCCTTTCGGCGAGCCTGCTGAAAACCTTGCAGGAGAATTTGCGGTATCAGACCAGGGATTTGTCGGTTTACGAGATATCCTCCTGCTTCTTCGAAAATCACGAGGACATCCGGGCCGGGATACTGGTTACCGGCGCAAAATCACAAGGCTATGGTTACACCCGGGGCAAAGCCGGGTTCAACACCGTTCTGCCCTGGAGTTTTGTAGCGTTGAAAGGGCTTATCCAAGGGTATTTCGATTTCCTTGGCGTGGGCCCTGTGGTTTACGAGCGCTCGGAAACGCCATACCTGCATCCGTTCGAGTCCGCCGTTATGAAGATCAACGGCGCCGATGTTGGGTATCTGGGCAGGATACATCCCGAAACGGCGGACAAGCTGGGAATACCCGGCGCAACGTGGCTTGCGGAGATAAAGCTGAGATGCGTCCCTAGAGACATTGAAGAGCCAGCGGACAAGGAGGGCTACCTTTTCACGGCCTACGCCAATAAAAACCTGGTGAACTTCGCGGAGCTTCCGAAGTTCCCATCAGTGCGGCGGGACATTGCGCTTACGGTGGGCGACGACCTGGCGGTGGAACGGCTGGCGCTGGAAATCCGGGAGACCAGCAAACTTATAGAAGACGTGTCGCTGTTCGACGTGTATTTCATGGGCGAGGGGAAGAAGAGCGCGGCGTTCGCCATAGGTTTCCGTAGCCGGGAGAAGAGCCTGGAGGACGAGGAGGTGAACGGCGTGATGTCCGTAATGCTGGAGAGGCTGGCCCGGCGGTTCCCCGGGCTTAAGATACGCGAATAA